A part of Miscanthus floridulus cultivar M001 chromosome 6, ASM1932011v1, whole genome shotgun sequence genomic DNA contains:
- the LOC136458470 gene encoding vacuolar protein sorting-associated protein 53 A-like, whose amino-acid sequence MDKSSALEYINQMFPTEASLSGVEPLMQKIQSEIRRVDASILAAVRQQSNSGTKAKEELAAATNAVQAVNQLCSHFEAYRDVPKITELREKFKNIKKILKSHVFSDFSRYITIRLFGHCGKDTRLVPVSGTTSFWLIPEQETKKMTI is encoded by the exons ATGGACAAGTCCAGCGCTCTCGAATACATCAACCAGATGTTCCCCACAG AGGCGTCGTTGTCGGGCGTGGAGCCGCTGATGCAAAAGATACAGAGTGAGATTCGCCGAGTGGACGCTAGCATCCTCGCAGCTGTCCGACAGCAG AGCAACTCGGGAACCAAGGCCAAGGAAGAACTTGCTGCTGCAACAAATGCTGTTCAG GCAGTGAACCAACTATGCAGTCATTTTGAAGCCTATAGAGATGTGCCCAAGATAACAGAGCTGAGAGAGAAATTCAAGAATATCAAGAAAATCCTCAAATCTCATGTATTTTCAGATTTTTCAAGGTATATAACAATTAGACTTTTTGGTCATTGTGGAAAAGATACCAGACTAGTACCTGTTAGTGGCACTACCAGTTTCTGGCTAATTCCTGAACAGGAAACTAAGAAAATGACAATTTGA